One genomic window of Malaciobacter molluscorum LMG 25693 includes the following:
- a CDS encoding ribonucleoside triphosphate reductase, translated as MVNNVLKRDGTTKEFQSFKIEDAIKKAFKSVHIKYDSKVFFNVIETLEQKRVIAVEDIQDAIENELFKAGYFEVMKSFMLYRHMHKMQREHILGLDKDTTYINCTQTIEEYINKTDWRINANSNTGYSHAGLINNSAGKVIANYWLDKIYSKEEGYAHRNADYHIHDLDCLSGYCAGWSLRVLLDEGFNGVRGRVESDAPNHFREALGQMANFLGILQSEWAGAQAFSSFDTYLAPYVFKDKLSYSEVKKNIRSFIYNLNVPARWGQSPFTNVTIDWTVPEDLKDQIPTKRQKHLLKDFEDKDLLENIKEKGYSSFEELTYKDFQKQMNMINKAFYEVMTEGDKTGQPFTFPIPTVNITEDFDWYGENTDILFENSAKIGSSYFQNFIGSQYKRDENGNLIPNENAYKPGHVRSMCCRLQLDLRELLKRGGGLFGSAEMTGSIGVVTINMARLGYLFKNNKEALFERLDELMELAKSTLEKKREFIQTLYDRGLFPYTKRYLPHFNNHFSTIGINGINEMIKNFYDLKEDISTQTGIKFAHELLDFMRNKMVYFQETTGNLYNLEATPAEGTTYRFAKEDKKRYKDIVQAGFNKNIYYTNSTQLPADFTDDVFEALNLQDELQCKYTGGTVLHLYMKERISSTEACRKLIKSVISNYKLPYITITPVFSVCPKHGYISGEHEFCPKCDEEILKKEKECKTA; from the coding sequence ATGGTAAATAACGTATTAAAAAGAGATGGAACAACAAAAGAATTTCAAAGTTTTAAAATAGAAGATGCAATAAAAAAAGCATTTAAAAGTGTACATATTAAATATGACAGCAAAGTATTTTTTAATGTAATTGAAACACTAGAGCAAAAAAGAGTAATTGCTGTAGAGGATATTCAAGATGCAATTGAAAATGAGTTATTTAAAGCCGGATATTTTGAAGTAATGAAATCTTTTATGTTATATAGACATATGCATAAAATGCAAAGAGAGCATATATTAGGTTTAGATAAAGATACGACTTATATAAATTGTACACAAACTATTGAAGAGTATATTAATAAAACTGATTGGAGAATTAATGCAAACTCAAATACTGGTTATTCTCATGCTGGTTTAATTAATAATAGTGCAGGAAAAGTAATTGCAAATTATTGGCTTGATAAAATTTATTCAAAAGAAGAGGGTTATGCTCATAGAAATGCAGATTACCATATACATGATTTAGATTGTCTAAGTGGTTATTGTGCTGGATGGAGTTTGAGAGTTCTTTTAGATGAAGGTTTTAATGGAGTTAGAGGAAGAGTTGAAAGTGATGCTCCTAACCATTTTAGAGAAGCTTTAGGGCAAATGGCAAATTTTTTAGGAATATTACAAAGTGAATGGGCTGGAGCACAAGCATTTTCTTCTTTTGATACTTATCTTGCACCATACGTATTTAAAGATAAATTATCTTATAGTGAAGTAAAGAAAAATATTAGAAGTTTTATTTATAATCTAAATGTTCCTGCAAGATGGGGACAAAGTCCTTTTACAAACGTTACAATTGATTGGACAGTACCTGAAGATTTAAAAGATCAAATTCCAACGAAAAGACAGAAGCATCTTTTAAAAGATTTTGAAGATAAAGATCTTTTAGAGAATATTAAAGAAAAAGGCTATTCTAGTTTTGAAGAATTAACTTATAAAGATTTTCAAAAGCAAATGAATATGATAAATAAAGCTTTTTATGAAGTTATGACTGAAGGTGATAAAACAGGCCAACCTTTTACTTTTCCTATTCCTACAGTAAATATAACAGAAGATTTTGATTGGTATGGAGAGAATACTGATATTTTATTTGAAAATAGTGCAAAAATCGGTTCTTCATATTTTCAAAACTTTATTGGAAGTCAATATAAAAGAGATGAAAATGGCAACTTAATACCTAATGAAAATGCTTATAAACCTGGACATGTTAGAAGTATGTGTTGTAGATTACAACTGGACTTAAGAGAACTTTTAAAAAGAGGAGGTGGATTATTTGGTAGTGCAGAAATGACTGGAAGTATTGGTGTTGTAACTATAAACATGGCAAGACTAGGTTATTTATTTAAAAATAATAAAGAAGCATTATTTGAAAGATTAGATGAGTTAATGGAGCTTGCAAAATCAACTTTAGAGAAAAAAAGAGAATTTATACAAACATTATATGATAGAGGATTATTCCCTTATACAAAAAGATATTTACCTCATTTTAATAATCATTTCTCAACTATTGGTATTAATGGTATAAATGAAATGATTAAAAATTTTTATGATTTAAAAGAAGATATATCGACACAAACGGGAATAAAATTTGCTCATGAATTATTAGATTTCATGAGAAATAAAATGGTTTATTTTCAAGAAACAACAGGAAATTTATATAATCTTGAAGCAACTCCAGCAGAAGGTACAACTTATAGATTTGCTAAAGAAGATAAAAAAAGATACAAAGATATTGTACAAGCAGGGTTTAATAAAAATATTTATTATACAAACTCTACTCAATTACCAGCAGATTTTACAGACGACGTATTTGAAGCTTTAAATTTACAAGATGAATTACAATGTAAATACACTGGTGGTACAGTCCTTCACTTATATATGAAAGAAAGAATTAGTTCAACAGAAGCTTGTAGAAAATTAATAAAAAGTGTAATTTCAAATTACAAATTACCATATATTACAATAACTCCTGTATTCTCAGTTTGTCCAAAACATGGATATATAAGTGGTGAACATGAATTTTGTCCAAAATGCGATGAAGAAATTTTAAAAAAGGAAAAAGAATGCAAGACAGCATAA
- the nrdD gene encoding anaerobic ribonucleoside-triphosphate reductase, with protein MQDSIIPKHLESKRTRCVVYTRVMGYHRPVESFNIGKKGEHKQRVKFVEKSNI; from the coding sequence ATGCAAGACAGCATAATACCAAAACATTTAGAATCTAAAAGAACAAGATGTGTAGTATATACTAGAGTTATGGGATACCATAGACCTGTTGAGAGTTTTAATATAGGTAAAAAAGGTGAACATAAACAAAGGGTTAAATTTGTTGAAAAAAGCAATATATGA
- a CDS encoding anaerobic ribonucleoside-triphosphate reductase activating protein, whose translation MKKAIYDITPFTTLDYKDNLSCIVWFISCNMRCQYCYNSNIIECKDGNYAIKDLFEFLEKRVGLLDAVVLSGGEATRHDLLPICKKIKSMGFKIKLDTNGTNLTLLKQLIENDYLDYIALDFKALEEDFQTITNSNLYDKFLETIKYLIKINFNFEVRTTLHADLITLKQLNKMIDQLYQLGYKNNFYIQNFLNVDNYADLKEPKNSIDKELLSNKLNILWRN comes from the coding sequence TTGAAAAAAGCAATATATGATATTACACCTTTTACAACATTAGATTATAAAGACAATTTATCTTGTATTGTATGGTTTATATCATGCAATATGAGATGCCAATACTGTTATAATTCAAATATAATTGAGTGTAAAGATGGAAACTATGCAATAAAAGACTTATTTGAGTTTTTAGAAAAAAGAGTAGGGCTTCTTGATGCTGTTGTTTTAAGTGGAGGAGAAGCAACCAGACATGACTTACTTCCTATTTGTAAAAAAATCAAATCAATGGGTTTTAAAATAAAACTAGATACTAATGGCACAAATTTGACTTTATTAAAACAATTAATTGAAAATGATTATTTAGATTATATAGCATTAGATTTTAAAGCATTAGAAGAAGATTTTCAAACTATAACAAATTCAAATTTATATGATAAATTTCTTGAAACGATAAAATATCTTATAAAAATTAATTTTAATTTTGAAGTTAGAACAACTTTACATGCAGATTTAATTACTCTAAAACAATTAAATAAAATGATAGATCAATTATATCAATTGGGTTATAAAAATAATTTTTATATTCAAAATTTTTTAAATGTGGATAATTATGCAGATTTAAAAGAACCTAAAAACTCTATTGATAAAGAGCTTTTAAGTAATAAATTAAATATTTTGTGGAGAAACTAA
- a CDS encoding response regulator transcription factor, with amino-acid sequence MSNDNLLKEFKVLLVEDEQNIAKLLKEAIGDYFFSFTLAKDGEEAIEKVKNVKPDIIITDIMMPKLDGLEMTKKIKEEIDEDIPVIVLSAFSEKERLLNAIDIGITKYFIKPFDPEEVLEYLKNLVTKLDKKRVFKLSNTIYYDKNKNNLFKDNKIVNLTKREKNFLFLLIKNHPNIVEVDKIKDTLWEGENSSDERLRTFIKRFRAKTSKNLIKNISGQGYLVSPQNI; translated from the coding sequence ATGTCAAATGACAATTTACTAAAAGAATTTAAAGTATTGCTTGTAGAAGATGAGCAAAATATTGCTAAACTATTAAAAGAAGCAATAGGAGATTATTTTTTTAGTTTTACTCTAGCAAAAGATGGTGAAGAAGCAATAGAAAAAGTTAAAAATGTTAAGCCTGACATTATAATAACAGATATAATGATGCCTAAACTTGATGGTTTAGAAATGACAAAAAAAATAAAAGAAGAAATTGATGAAGATATTCCTGTAATTGTATTAAGTGCATTTTCTGAAAAAGAAAGATTATTAAATGCAATTGATATTGGTATAACTAAATATTTTATAAAGCCTTTTGATCCTGAAGAAGTATTAGAATATTTAAAAAATTTAGTAACAAAATTAGATAAAAAAAGAGTTTTTAAACTATCAAATACAATTTATTATGATAAAAATAAAAATAATTTATTTAAAGACAATAAGATAGTTAATTTAACAAAAAGGGAAAAGAATTTTTTATTTCTATTAATTAAAAATCATCCAAATATTGTAGAAGTTGATAAAATAAAAGATACTTTGTGGGAAGGTGAAAATTCATCAGATGAAAGATTAAGAACTTTTATAAAGAGATTTAGAGCTAAAACTTCTAAAAACTTAATAAAAAATATTTCAGGACAAGGTTATTTAGTTTCTCCACAAAATATTTAA
- the gshB gene encoding glutathione synthase, giving the protein MHVGFIIEHWDNIEPLKSSTLTIIRECIKRKHKVSILYTNNLTVRNNIVHGFILTIKDMEKIPENITSFYKKVEFEKKLTALHAFDCIMLRKDPPINPLVLNFLDAIKDETVIINDVDGIRKANNKLYTTTFHDPNNTFLPVTHVSGSKKYINKIIEESTNEKLILKPLDGSGGKGVIVLEKNAKSNINSLLDFYIDKSGDKYVILQEYIQGAENGDVRVLMLNGKYLGAYHRKPAVGEIRANIQAGGTAHKYTLTESQKNVCRKIGTKLLADGLYFVGLDMIGDKILEVNVLNPGGITNINKLNKLKLHQNVVDFLEEKVEEKIEKRAELEYLLKRLNELRE; this is encoded by the coding sequence ATGCACGTAGGCTTTATTATTGAGCATTGGGATAATATAGAACCACTTAAAAGTTCAACACTTACAATAATTAGAGAATGTATTAAAAGAAAACACAAAGTATCAATTCTTTATACAAATAATTTGACAGTTAGAAATAATATTGTACATGGTTTTATTTTGACAATTAAAGATATGGAAAAAATTCCAGAAAATATTACATCATTTTATAAAAAAGTTGAATTTGAAAAAAAATTAACAGCTCTTCATGCATTTGATTGCATTATGTTAAGAAAAGATCCTCCAATAAATCCATTGGTACTGAATTTTTTAGATGCAATAAAAGATGAAACAGTAATTATTAATGATGTTGATGGTATTAGAAAAGCAAATAATAAATTATATACTACAACATTTCATGATCCTAATAATACATTTTTACCTGTTACTCATGTATCAGGTAGTAAAAAATATATAAATAAAATTATTGAAGAATCAACTAATGAAAAATTAATATTAAAACCACTTGATGGTTCGGGTGGAAAAGGTGTTATTGTATTAGAAAAAAATGCTAAATCAAATATTAATTCATTATTGGATTTTTATATTGATAAATCAGGTGATAAATATGTAATTTTGCAAGAGTACATTCAAGGTGCAGAAAATGGCGATGTAAGAGTTTTAATGTTAAATGGAAAATATTTAGGTGCATATCATAGAAAACCTGCTGTTGGGGAGATTAGAGCAAATATTCAAGCTGGTGGAACTGCACATAAATATACATTAACTGAAAGCCAAAAAAATGTTTGTAGAAAAATAGGGACTAAATTACTTGCTGATGGATTATATTTTGTTGGTTTAGATATGATTGGAGATAAAATTCTTGAGGTTAATGTTCTTAATCCAGGTGGAATTACAAATATTAATAAATTAAACAAATTAAAACTTCATCAAAATGTAGTAGATTTTTTAGAAGAAAAAGTTGAAGAAAAAATAGAAAAAAGAGCAGAATTAGAATATTTACTCAAAAGATTGAACGAATTAAGGGAGTAA
- a CDS encoding PAS domain-containing sensor histidine kinase, whose product MKKNTNTYQQAIENSNIVSKTDINGIITFVNDEFCKISGYTKEELLGKNHNIVRHPDVPKEHFKLLWETIKLKRQTYKSTVKNLTKDGRSVYLNTTISPIFNEFDDIEEFIAIRYDVTQEVELKKDLEKKDKELKLLNKTLEMRVQEQTKQLKELNQNLEQRVEEEIEKNKQKQKILFWQSRMASLGQMLANIAHQWRQPLTELNLALFNMKKAAIKNEIEEISKYYKDSKEIIANMSQTIDDFSNFFNPNKEKKKFDLKIALEESLNISKKLIQKENIVIKKDYIDVEVFGVSNEFSQVIINFLQNSAQAFNKNNVKNRLINIQIKKITQENNHFAQVLFLDNALGVNEKTLDKIFEPYFTTKHQSNGTGLGLFMSKMIIEKSLNGNILAQNFKNGLLFTINLPL is encoded by the coding sequence ATGAAAAAAAATACAAATACTTATCAACAGGCAATTGAAAATAGTAATATCGTTTCAAAAACTGATATAAATGGAATAATAACATTTGTAAATGATGAGTTTTGTAAAATTTCAGGATATACAAAAGAGGAATTATTAGGTAAGAATCATAATATTGTGAGACATCCTGATGTTCCTAAAGAACATTTTAAACTTTTATGGGAGACTATTAAATTAAAAAGGCAAACATATAAATCAACTGTTAAAAATTTAACAAAAGATGGAAGAAGTGTCTATTTAAATACAACAATTAGTCCTATATTTAATGAATTTGATGATATAGAAGAATTTATTGCAATTCGTTATGATGTAACGCAAGAAGTTGAACTAAAAAAAGATTTAGAAAAAAAAGATAAAGAGTTAAAATTACTAAATAAAACTCTAGAAATGAGAGTTCAAGAACAAACAAAACAATTAAAAGAACTTAATCAAAATCTTGAACAAAGAGTTGAAGAAGAAATAGAAAAGAATAAACAAAAACAAAAAATACTATTTTGGCAATCAAGAATGGCAAGTTTAGGACAAATGCTTGCAAATATTGCACATCAATGGAGACAACCACTAACAGAGTTAAATCTTGCTTTATTTAATATGAAAAAAGCTGCAATAAAAAATGAAATTGAAGAAATCTCAAAATATTATAAAGATAGTAAAGAAATTATTGCAAATATGTCCCAAACAATTGATGATTTCTCGAATTTCTTTAATCCAAATAAAGAAAAAAAGAAATTTGATTTAAAAATTGCACTTGAAGAGAGTTTAAATATTAGTAAAAAACTGATTCAAAAAGAAAATATTGTAATAAAAAAAGATTATATAGATGTTGAGGTTTTTGGTGTATCAAATGAGTTTTCACAAGTTATAATAAATTTTTTACAAAATTCTGCACAAGCTTTTAATAAAAATAATGTAAAAAATAGACTTATTAATATTCAAATAAAAAAAATTACACAGGAAAATAATCATTTTGCACAAGTTCTATTTTTAGATAATGCTTTAGGAGTAAATGAAAAAACACTTGATAAAATATTTGAACCATATTTTACTACTAAACATCAAAGTAATGGGACGGGGCTTGGATTATTTATGTCAAAAATGATAATTGAAAAAAGTTTAAATGGTAATATTTTAGCTCAAAATTTTAAAAATGGATTACTTTTTACAATAAATTTGCCATTATAA
- the hemB gene encoding porphobilinogen synthase, with product MFKRFRRLRINENLRNLVQETSLSRNDFIYPLFVREGENIKTEVNSMPGVFQMSIDEILKECEYIYSIGLKSIILFGIPDVKDSVGSECLCEESIIARTIKAIKAKFPDMFIITDLCFCEYTDHGHCGILDPVTQTVDNDKTLEISAQQALVHAKAGADMIAPSGMMDGIIETLRTALDENGFKDLPIMAYSTKFASAYYGPFRDVAESTPSFGDRRSYQMNPANRLEAIEESLEDEKQGADILMVKPALAFMDVIRDLRSNSNLPICAYNVSGEYAMLKNAGLAGLVDYERIMLETLTGFKRAGADMIITYHAKEACEYLNKN from the coding sequence ATGTTTAAACGATTTAGAAGATTAAGAATTAACGAAAATTTAAGAAATTTAGTACAAGAAACAAGTTTATCAAGAAATGATTTTATTTATCCGCTATTTGTAAGAGAAGGTGAAAATATTAAAACTGAAGTTAATTCAATGCCAGGTGTTTTTCAAATGAGTATTGATGAAATTTTAAAAGAGTGTGAATATATTTACTCTATTGGTTTAAAATCAATAATATTATTTGGAATTCCAGATGTAAAAGATTCTGTTGGTAGTGAATGTTTATGTGAAGAAAGTATTATTGCAAGAACAATTAAAGCTATTAAAGCAAAATTTCCTGATATGTTTATTATTACAGATTTATGTTTTTGCGAATATACAGATCATGGACATTGTGGAATTTTAGATCCAGTTACACAAACAGTTGATAATGATAAAACATTAGAAATCTCTGCACAACAGGCGTTAGTTCATGCAAAAGCTGGTGCTGATATGATTGCTCCAAGTGGAATGATGGATGGAATTATTGAAACATTAAGAACAGCATTAGATGAAAATGGATTCAAAGATTTACCAATTATGGCATATTCAACAAAATTTGCAAGTGCTTATTATGGACCATTTAGAGATGTTGCTGAATCAACTCCTTCTTTTGGAGATAGAAGAAGTTATCAAATGAACCCTGCAAATAGATTAGAAGCGATAGAAGAATCTTTAGAAGATGAAAAACAAGGAGCTGATATTCTTATGGTTAAACCAGCACTTGCATTTATGGATGTTATTAGAGATTTAAGAAGTAATTCAAACTTACCAATTTGTGCATATAATGTTAGTGGTGAATATGCAATGCTTAAAAATGCAGGTTTAGCAGGACTAGTTGATTATGAAAGAATTATGCTTGAAACATTAACTGGATTTAAAAGAGCTGGTGCTGATATGATTATTACATATCATGCAAAAGAAGCTTGTGAATATTTAAATAAGAATTAA
- the ribA gene encoding GTP cyclohydrolase II, translating to MNIKQSNIANLPTKYGQFKIKAYKDLDSNQEHLAIITHNFEQIDSPYVRIHSECLTGDTLGSLKCDCQNQLQLAMTFIAKEGGLIIYHRQEGRNIGLLNKVNAYALQDKGRNTIEANLELGFKEDERDYSIIEYIFKDLNVKKIKLITNNPKKIEFVQSIGIEITQRVPSITKANKYNEFYLNTKKSKMGHLL from the coding sequence ATGAATATAAAACAATCAAATATTGCTAACCTACCTACAAAATATGGACAATTTAAAATAAAAGCTTATAAAGACTTAGATTCGAATCAAGAACATCTTGCAATTATTACTCACAATTTTGAACAAATAGATTCTCCTTATGTAAGAATACATTCAGAATGTTTAACTGGAGATACTTTAGGAAGTTTAAAATGTGATTGTCAAAATCAACTTCAACTAGCTATGACTTTTATTGCAAAAGAGGGTGGTCTGATTATTTATCATAGACAAGAGGGCAGAAATATAGGTTTGCTAAATAAAGTAAATGCTTATGCATTACAAGATAAAGGTAGAAATACAATTGAAGCAAATTTAGAATTAGGGTTTAAAGAAGATGAAAGAGATTATAGTATCATTGAATATATATTTAAAGATTTAAATGTAAAAAAAATCAAATTAATAACAAATAACCCTAAAAAAATAGAGTTTGTTCAATCTATAGGAATTGAAATCACTCAAAGAGTTCCATCAATTACAAAAGCAAATAAATATAATGAATTTTATTTAAATACAAAAAAATCAAAAATGGGACATCTTTTATAA
- the rsmG gene encoding 16S rRNA (guanine(527)-N(7))-methyltransferase RsmG, translated as MLLKEKLKSENLIIKDGFLQRCDIFIELLQKWGKVHNLSGSLKEEDIYENIIDSIYPLSFIDDFKSFADIGTGAGYPGLILAMAKPEKKCYLIEPRVKRVSFLNFVKNTLGLNNVEILCKRVEEVKDIKVDLITSRAVTNTSLLLNLTKNIIDKECNFLFYKGSMLDNEIEEAKIEKTKIVKRKDRNYLYYKGKQ; from the coding sequence ATGTTATTAAAAGAAAAACTAAAATCTGAAAATCTTATTATTAAAGATGGTTTTTTACAAAGATGTGATATTTTTATTGAATTATTACAAAAGTGGGGTAAAGTTCATAATTTGAGTGGAAGTTTAAAAGAAGAAGATATTTATGAAAATATAATTGATTCTATTTATCCATTATCTTTTATAGATGATTTTAAATCTTTTGCAGATATTGGTACAGGTGCAGGCTATCCTGGTCTTATTTTAGCAATGGCAAAACCTGAAAAAAAATGTTATTTAATAGAACCAAGAGTAAAAAGAGTCTCTTTTTTAAATTTTGTAAAAAATACATTAGGTTTGAATAATGTAGAAATTCTTTGTAAAAGAGTAGAAGAAGTAAAAGACATAAAAGTAGATTTAATAACATCACGTGCAGTTACAAATACTTCTTTGTTATTAAATTTAACAAAAAATATTATAGATAAAGAGTGTAATTTCTTATTTTATAAAGGAAGTATGCTTGATAATGAAATAGAAGAAGCAAAAATAGAAAAAACTAAAATAGTAAAAAGAAAAGATAGAAACTATTTATATTATAAAGGTAAACAATGA
- a CDS encoding PP0621 family protein — MIFKLIAVLAVLFFVYTIFFKKNREKTINKNNKDENIEDVMVECPTCGTYVSKKEGILSNGQYFCSSECLKK; from the coding sequence ATGATATTTAAACTAATAGCTGTCTTAGCAGTATTATTTTTTGTATATACAATTTTTTTTAAAAAAAACAGAGAGAAAACTATAAATAAAAATAATAAAGATGAAAATATAGAAGATGTTATGGTAGAGTGCCCAACTTGTGGAACATATGTTTCAAAAAAAGAAGGTATTTTAAGTAATGGACAATATTTCTGTTCATCAGAGTGTTTAAAAAAATAG
- the glyS gene encoding glycine--tRNA ligase subunit beta encodes MNKPLLIEIGVEELPAIPFLKELPNIEKKWMNILENNKLGCDFDFFYTPRRLVLWHREFPISQPNNIVEQFGAPIKIAYKDGEPTAAALGFAKKCGVDVQELDQIDQGKGPVLYFKQELIGKQSELLLNDMINEFINSLNFGKSMRWGSRTDSFIRPIRNLSVLFDNKIVDAELFGVKSSNNSFGHRMVSYEPFSYDFAGDYFCKLDKHGVILYPDERRKRILEQMKELEKINNIKIDIDEELLEEVVAITEYPTALIGKFDEEFLELPEEVIVTSMKEHQRYFAVYESGNLTNKFIVVSNSKTDDFSAIIAGNEKVLRPRLADGMFFYKNDITNGLNNEELKKLVFVEGLGSMYEKCEREAIIADYLASKFDVSQKDLLNKAVMLSKADLMSEMVYEFTELQGLMGYYYAKIANEDELVYTALKEQYLPDGENSDLPSNKFSSIVALSYKLDNLMGLFSVGKIPTGSKDPFGLRRAAAGIVKIAIEHKLPINLEQIIDDLSENYKGLDKKQLVEFFNERFFKIFDVNPSVLKAVLGSNEKDVYQISLKLCALNPIVQSDNFKEFSSTFKRVANIIKDMDISNNITIDETLFEDNEEKNLFKAYFNITSKQYNDYELELDALFSLKIQLDNFFDNVFVNHENEKIKTNRKNLIALVYKAFRNIADIKEITI; translated from the coding sequence ATGAATAAACCATTATTAATTGAAATTGGTGTAGAAGAACTTCCTGCAATTCCATTTTTAAAAGAATTACCAAATATTGAAAAAAAATGGATGAATATTTTAGAAAATAATAAACTTGGATGTGATTTTGACTTTTTTTATACACCAAGAAGATTGGTTTTATGGCATAGAGAATTTCCTATTTCTCAACCAAATAATATAGTTGAACAATTTGGTGCTCCTATAAAAATAGCATATAAAGATGGTGAACCAACAGCTGCTGCATTAGGTTTTGCTAAAAAATGTGGAGTAGATGTGCAAGAGTTAGATCAAATAGATCAAGGGAAAGGGCCTGTATTATATTTCAAACAAGAATTAATTGGTAAACAAAGTGAATTATTATTAAATGATATGATTAATGAATTTATTAATTCTTTAAATTTTGGTAAATCAATGAGATGGGGAAGTAGAACAGATAGTTTTATTAGACCTATTAGAAATTTATCAGTTTTATTTGATAATAAGATTGTTGATGCTGAACTATTTGGTGTAAAATCTTCAAATAATTCTTTTGGGCATAGAATGGTTTCATATGAACCATTCTCTTATGATTTTGCAGGTGATTATTTTTGTAAACTAGATAAGCATGGTGTAATTCTTTATCCTGATGAAAGAAGAAAAAGAATTCTTGAGCAAATGAAAGAGCTAGAAAAAATTAACAATATAAAAATAGATATAGACGAAGAACTACTTGAAGAAGTTGTTGCAATTACAGAATATCCAACTGCATTAATAGGTAAATTTGATGAAGAATTTTTAGAATTACCAGAAGAAGTAATTGTAACTTCAATGAAAGAGCATCAAAGATATTTTGCAGTATATGAAAGTGGTAATTTAACAAATAAATTCATTGTTGTATCAAACTCAAAAACAGATGATTTTTCTGCAATTATTGCAGGAAATGAAAAAGTTCTAAGACCTAGACTTGCTGATGGTATGTTTTTTTATAAAAATGATATTACAAATGGACTTAATAATGAAGAGTTGAAAAAACTTGTATTTGTTGAAGGTCTTGGTTCTATGTACGAAAAATGTGAAAGAGAAGCAATAATTGCAGATTATTTAGCTTCAAAATTTGATGTTTCACAAAAAGATTTATTAAATAAAGCTGTGATGTTAAGTAAAGCTGACTTAATGTCAGAAATGGTTTATGAATTTACAGAGCTTCAAGGACTTATGGGATATTATTATGCAAAAATTGCAAATGAAGATGAATTAGTTTATACAGCTTTAAAAGAACAATATTTGCCAGATGGTGAAAATTCAGACTTACCATCAAATAAATTCTCTTCAATTGTTGCATTATCTTATAAATTAGATAATTTGATGGGACTATTTAGTGTTGGAAAGATTCCTACAGGTTCAAAAGATCCTTTTGGTTTAAGAAGAGCAGCTGCAGGTATTGTAAAGATTGCAATTGAACATAAATTACCAATTAATCTAGAACAAATTATAGATGATTTATCTGAAAATTACAAAGGGTTAGATAAAAAACAATTAGTTGAGTTTTTCAATGAAAGATTCTTTAAAATATTTGATGTAAATCCATCTGTTTTAAAAGCAGTATTAGGAAGTAACGAAAAAGATGTATATCAAATTTCATTAAAACTATGTGCGTTAAATCCAATTGTACAAAGTGACAATTTCAAAGAGTTCTCATCAACTTTTAAAAGAGTTGCAAATATTATTAAAGATATGGATATTTCAAACAATATTACTATTGATGAAACATTATTTGAAGATAATGAAGAAAAAAATTTATTTAAAGCATATTTTAATATTACATCAAAACAATATAATGATTATGAGTTAGAATTAGATGCGCTTTTTTCTTTAAAAATACAATTAGATAATTTTTTTGATAATGTATTTGTAAATCATGAAAATGAAAAAATTAAAACAAATAGAAAAAATCTTATTGCTTTAGTATATAAAGCATTTAGAAATATTGCTGATATTAAAGAAATAACAATTTAA
- a CDS encoding entericidin EcnAB, with translation MKKSILLLLTIIYIFSGCATWKGIKKDSNDAWNATKGAIHEATE, from the coding sequence ATGAAAAAATCTATTTTACTTTTATTAACAATAATATATATTTTTAGTGGATGTGCCACATGGAAAGGTATAAAAAAAGATAGTAATGATGCTTGGAATGCGACTAAAGGTGCAATTCACGAAGCAACAGAATAA